A region from the uncultured Macellibacteroides sp. genome encodes:
- a CDS encoding lipopolysaccharide biosynthesis protein: MGKSLKERTAHGIFWGGFNTFTQQLVQLGFGIIMARILTPGDYGLIGMITVFTMIANTLQESGFSSTLIKMPAPTKEDYSSVFWFNVLISIVIYLILFVSAPFIADFFEEPILTSYSRVVFLAFVFNALGIIQNAILTKRIAQKELAMVNLGSILLSCILGLIFALLNYAHWAIAIQAVSLSFFRTILLWKMSSWRPVSSLCLPALKKMFPFSVKLLFSGIITQLAGGAYSFVLGKYYDADQVGYYTQANKWYTIPYSIVYGIINTLALPVLSEVSDEKDRQRAVFRKMMRFTAFISFPMILGLAFIANEFILVLVTDKWLGAVAILQILCIWGAFTPIYSLYANVMISRGHPGVNLAFSLVNGCLLIATIIATVHLGVVKLLLFTTGINLLTLVAYQIVSWKLLRFGLTDFYRDVIPFVAITMAVFFVVSLLLKPVDNIYILLVLKIVLSAILYVVVMKLLRVVIMEEILVYFNGLKHKLMNKINNGTK, encoded by the coding sequence ATGGGTAAATCTTTAAAGGAACGCACGGCTCACGGAATTTTCTGGGGAGGGTTTAATACCTTTACCCAGCAACTTGTTCAACTGGGTTTTGGTATAATTATGGCCCGGATCCTTACGCCCGGAGATTATGGACTGATTGGAATGATTACGGTCTTTACAATGATTGCCAATACACTTCAGGAAAGCGGGTTTTCCTCTACATTGATTAAAATGCCGGCTCCGACAAAAGAGGACTATTCTTCTGTTTTCTGGTTTAATGTTCTTATCAGTATTGTAATTTATCTCATCCTTTTCGTCTCGGCTCCTTTTATCGCCGATTTTTTTGAGGAACCTATATTGACATCATATTCGCGGGTAGTCTTCCTGGCTTTTGTGTTTAATGCGTTGGGTATTATACAGAATGCCATTCTTACGAAACGAATCGCCCAGAAGGAATTGGCGATGGTTAATTTGGGTTCCATCTTGCTGTCCTGCATATTAGGACTTATTTTTGCCTTGTTGAATTATGCCCACTGGGCCATTGCCATTCAGGCAGTATCGCTCTCTTTTTTCAGAACAATATTGCTTTGGAAAATGAGTAGCTGGCGACCGGTTTCATCCCTTTGCTTGCCAGCTCTAAAAAAAATGTTTCCTTTTAGCGTGAAACTATTGTTTTCGGGAATTATTACCCAACTTGCAGGAGGAGCTTATTCGTTTGTTTTAGGTAAATATTACGATGCAGATCAGGTTGGTTACTATACGCAGGCGAATAAATGGTATACTATTCCCTATTCGATTGTTTACGGGATCATAAATACATTAGCTCTTCCCGTACTTTCGGAAGTTAGCGATGAAAAAGACAGGCAAAGGGCTGTTTTTCGTAAGATGATGCGATTCACAGCTTTTATCTCTTTCCCTATGATTTTAGGTTTGGCGTTTATCGCCAATGAGTTTATTCTTGTTTTGGTAACTGATAAGTGGCTCGGAGCGGTTGCTATTTTGCAGATTCTTTGCATCTGGGGAGCATTTACTCCAATTTATAGTTTGTATGCCAACGTAATGATTTCGAGAGGACATCCCGGAGTGAATCTGGCTTTTAGTCTGGTAAATGGCTGTTTGCTGATCGCGACCATCATAGCAACGGTTCACCTCGGAGTGGTTAAGCTCTTGCTCTTTACCACAGGGATTAACCTGTTAACGCTTGTGGCTTATCAGATTGTCTCATGGAAACTGTTAAGGTTTGGTTTGACAGATTTTTACAGGGATGTGATTCCTTTTGTTGCTATTACAATGGCTGTTTTCTTTGTGGTATCTCTGCTGCTGAAGCCGGTAGATAATATATATATTTTGCTTGTCCTTAAAATAGTCCTTTCTGCCATCTTGTATGTCGTTGTAATGAAGTTGCTTCGAGTGGTGATAATGGAAGAGATTCTTGTTTATTTTAATGGATTGAAGCATAAATTAATGAATAAAATAAATAATGGAACAAAATAA
- a CDS encoding class I SAM-dependent methyltransferase produces the protein MGKIYGTDGESSYTPPPLLSWVTPGSSVLELGSAMGYMTRYMKEELDCKVTGVEISAEMAKHAARYADQMIVGNLDTDPWDESIEGPFDYVVMGDVLEHLRNPQKTLQKAVRLLKPTGYILSSVPNISHNAVLMGLLKGEFDYQSYGLLDDTHVHFFTRKSMFELFNGCGLVCQDENSNLMRPDATELKKYYGFNLQSILLIRRPDAHVYQFVNKWGLAGEGTILNQPVRGIRLTPGQALHALMDDWNEFLGIKFGMGNSLTKALKKKIK, from the coding sequence ATGGGAAAGATATATGGAACAGACGGGGAAAGCAGTTATACGCCGCCTCCTTTGCTTAGTTGGGTAACTCCGGGATCTTCGGTGCTGGAATTAGGTTCGGCAATGGGGTACATGACCCGTTACATGAAGGAAGAGCTGGATTGTAAGGTTACCGGGGTCGAGATTAGTGCGGAGATGGCCAAACATGCAGCCCGCTATGCCGATCAAATGATTGTAGGCAATCTGGATACCGACCCATGGGATGAATCCATTGAAGGGCCTTTTGATTATGTGGTAATGGGCGATGTACTTGAACATTTGCGCAATCCCCAAAAGACACTGCAGAAAGCAGTCCGTTTGCTGAAGCCTACGGGATATATACTTTCATCGGTTCCTAATATTTCCCATAATGCGGTATTGATGGGATTGCTTAAAGGCGAGTTCGACTACCAGTCGTACGGTTTACTAGACGATACGCATGTTCATTTTTTTACCCGGAAAAGTATGTTCGAACTATTTAACGGGTGTGGATTGGTGTGTCAGGACGAAAACAGTAACTTGATGCGTCCCGATGCTACCGAACTCAAAAAATATTATGGGTTCAATCTACAATCAATATTGTTGATTCGTCGCCCCGATGCTCATGTATACCAGTTTGTAAATAAATGGGGACTCGCCGGAGAAGGAACAATCTTGAATCAACCAGTTCGTGGAATTCGTCTGACTCCCGGTCAGGCTTTGCATGCTTTGATGGATGATTGGAATGAATTTTTGGGGATAAAATTCGGAATGGGAAACAGTTTAACCAAAGCTTTGAAAAAGAAAATAAAATAA
- a CDS encoding nucleotide sugar dehydrogenase, which yields MEIAIIGLGYVGLPLAVAFAKKFRVTGFDIDQARVKALQQGVDNTLETNENELIEVLKSTVDNPTGLVISNNPESIRSCAVYIVTVPTPITRFKSPDLSPLLSATAMIGGILKKGDVVVYESTVYPGCTEEDCVPVLEQVSGLKYNIDFFCGYSPERINPGDKKNRLETIKKVVSGSTEKVADELVALYGSIIEAGVFKTSSIKVAEASKAIENAQRDVNISFVNELALIFDRMNIDTQEVLEAASTKWNFLNFRPGLVGGHCIGVDPYYLLHKAQCLGYHPQVILSGRNVNDSMGHFVASKVVKLMSKHGICIGESKALILGFTFKENCPDTRNTRIIDIYDELKDFGVSVEVYDPCALRDKAEQEYGISMLPNLPDLAVYDAIILAVGHDTFKTIDFSFVKNQSTVLFDVKGILPKDLSHGRL from the coding sequence ATGGAAATAGCAATTATCGGTCTCGGTTATGTAGGTTTGCCTCTTGCAGTTGCTTTTGCAAAAAAGTTCCGGGTAACAGGTTTTGATATAGATCAGGCACGTGTAAAGGCGTTGCAACAGGGTGTTGATAACACTCTTGAAACAAATGAAAATGAACTGATTGAGGTGTTGAAAAGTACTGTTGATAACCCAACAGGCCTTGTAATAAGCAACAACCCCGAATCTATCCGTTCGTGTGCTGTTTATATAGTTACGGTCCCAACACCTATCACCCGGTTTAAGTCGCCCGATTTGTCTCCTTTGCTAAGTGCCACGGCTATGATCGGGGGGATATTGAAAAAAGGCGATGTGGTTGTGTACGAGTCGACTGTGTATCCTGGTTGTACGGAAGAGGACTGTGTTCCGGTGCTGGAGCAAGTGTCTGGTTTAAAATATAACATAGATTTCTTTTGTGGTTATTCGCCCGAGCGCATTAATCCCGGAGATAAAAAGAACCGTCTTGAAACCATTAAGAAGGTTGTTTCAGGATCGACGGAAAAAGTGGCGGACGAGTTGGTTGCTCTTTATGGATCCATTATTGAGGCCGGGGTGTTTAAAACATCTTCCATCAAGGTTGCCGAAGCCAGTAAAGCGATTGAAAACGCGCAAAGGGATGTGAACATCTCCTTTGTAAATGAATTGGCTTTGATCTTTGACCGGATGAATATTGATACCCAGGAGGTCCTGGAGGCCGCTTCAACAAAATGGAATTTTCTTAACTTCCGGCCCGGGTTGGTGGGTGGTCACTGCATTGGTGTCGATCCATACTACCTGTTGCATAAAGCCCAGTGTTTGGGTTACCATCCTCAGGTGATTCTTTCCGGAAGAAATGTGAATGACAGCATGGGGCATTTTGTTGCTTCCAAGGTGGTTAAACTGATGAGTAAGCATGGAATCTGTATTGGTGAAAGCAAAGCGTTGATTCTTGGCTTTACATTTAAGGAAAACTGTCCTGATACGCGCAATACACGGATTATAGATATCTATGACGAGTTAAAGGATTTTGGTGTTTCGGTTGAGGTGTATGACCCTTGTGCCCTGCGCGATAAAGCAGAGCAGGAGTACGGTATTTCCATGCTACCCAATTTACCTGATCTCGCGGTTTACGATGCTATTATTTTGGCTGTAGGTCATGATACATTTAAAACAATTGATTTTAGTTTTGTAAAAAATCAATCTACCGTTCTTTTTGATGTGAAAGGAATATTACCTAAGGATCTGTCGCACGGTAGGTTATAA
- a CDS encoding Gfo/Idh/MocA family oxidoreductase has protein sequence MEENKKIRFAVVGCGHIGKRHIEMIRRDGGAELVAVCDVLTPDELSLPADGVSFIKVEQGIPCNEDRTGSLDSALFYPDLSSLLAAELDLDVVSICTPNGLHAGMAIKAIEAGYHVVIEKPLALTVTEAERVVYTALKYRKQVFCVMQNRYSPPSVWIKELVDSRKLGSLYMVQLNCYWNRDARYYKSGGWHGTADLDGGTLFTQFSHFIDIMYWLFGDITNIQARFQDFNHKEVTSFEDSGFVSFDFVNGGMGTINYSTSVWDKNMESSILIVAENGSVKIGGQYMNEVEYCHIKDYQLPELAPTNPGNDYGAYKGSAQNHNYVIQNVIRVLSGKECITTNVLEGLKVVDIIQRIYALKSKKE, from the coding sequence ATGGAAGAGAATAAGAAAATACGTTTTGCCGTTGTAGGTTGCGGCCATATTGGGAAACGTCATATAGAGATGATACGAAGAGACGGAGGAGCCGAATTGGTTGCCGTTTGCGATGTTTTAACCCCTGATGAATTGAGCCTTCCAGCAGATGGAGTGTCTTTTATTAAGGTTGAACAGGGAATACCCTGCAATGAAGATCGGACCGGTTCATTGGATTCTGCCTTGTTTTATCCTGATTTGTCATCTTTGTTGGCTGCGGAACTTGATTTAGACGTTGTTTCAATCTGTACACCCAATGGTTTACACGCCGGAATGGCTATTAAGGCAATTGAAGCGGGCTATCATGTGGTGATAGAAAAACCGCTGGCGTTAACTGTTACAGAGGCTGAGCGGGTTGTTTATACAGCTCTTAAATACCGCAAACAGGTGTTTTGTGTGATGCAGAACCGCTATTCGCCCCCTTCTGTATGGATAAAAGAATTGGTTGATTCCCGTAAACTTGGGTCACTGTATATGGTTCAGCTAAATTGTTACTGGAACCGCGATGCGAGGTATTATAAGTCAGGCGGATGGCATGGAACGGCCGATCTGGATGGCGGGACTTTGTTTACGCAGTTTTCTCACTTTATTGATATCATGTACTGGTTATTTGGCGATATAACGAATATTCAGGCACGTTTTCAAGATTTCAATCATAAGGAAGTGACTTCATTTGAAGACTCAGGATTCGTGAGTTTCGACTTTGTTAATGGGGGGATGGGTACCATTAACTATTCCACATCCGTATGGGATAAGAACATGGAAAGCAGTATCCTGATTGTGGCAGAAAACGGGAGTGTAAAGATAGGCGGTCAGTATATGAACGAAGTAGAATACTGTCATATTAAGGACTATCAGTTGCCGGAACTGGCTCCAACCAATCCGGGAAACGATTACGGGGCTTATAAAGGTTCCGCTCAAAATCATAATTATGTAATTCAAAATGTAATCCGGGTATTATCAGGGAAAGAATGTATTACAACCAATGTCCTCGAAGGGTTAAAAGTTGTGGATATTATTCAGCGTATTTACGCGTTAAAGAGTAAAAAGGAATAA